The Pristis pectinata isolate sPriPec2 unplaced genomic scaffold, sPriPec2.1.pri scaffold_105_arrow_ctg1, whole genome shotgun sequence nucleotide sequence CTGCCCCAGTCCGGAGAGGGGAGCCCAGCTGCTGAGTCCCATCCCTGTCCCTGCTTCCCTTCCCAGTCAGGAGACGTCCCGGCTCCCGAGTCCCATCCCCGCCCCTGTCCCTGCTTCCCTTCCCAGTCCGGAGAGGGGAGCCCAGCTCCTGAGTCCCATCCCCGCCCCTGTCCCTGCTTCCCTTCCCAGTCAGGAGGAGACGAGACGTCCCAGCTCCTGAGTCCATCCCCGCCCCTGTCCCTGCTTCCCTTCCCAGTCCGGAGAGGGGGAGCCCAGGCTCCTGGAGTCCCATCGCCGCCCCTGCTTCCTGCCCCAGTCCGGAGAGGGGAGCCCGGCCCCTGAGTCCCGTCCCAGTTCTTGTCCTGCTTCCTGCCCCAGTCCGGGGAAGCCATCCTGGCTCCCGAGTATCGTCCCCCGCCCCTGCCCCTGCCTcccacccccagcctcctccCCCCGCCGCCACCACCAGTGCCCCTACTGCCCCAAGCGGTTCCCCTATCCCTCCCGGCTGGCCCTGCACCAGCGCACCCACACCGGCGAGCGCCCCTTCCGCTGTGGCGCCTGCGGCAAGGGCTTCGCCGTCTCCTCCGCCCTGCTGCGGCACCGGCTGATCCACGCCGGCGAGCGCCCCTATGAGTGCCGGGACTGCGGACGGGCCTTCACCCAGTCCTCTCACCTCAAGACCCACCGGCGGGTGCACGCCGGGGGTCCCGGGACCCCCCGCCACCAACCCCATTGCTGCCAGTCTTGTGGCAAGGGCTTCCGGGCCGCCCGCGGTCTGTCCCGCCACCTGCGCTCCCACCAGCccaatcccccccccccggggacAGTGCCCCCCGAGCGCCCCCACCGCTGTCAGTCCTGCCCCAAGGCCTTCCGCTACCCCTCCCAGCTGATGGCCCACCAACGGGCCCACTCCCGCCCCCGCCCGTCCTCCGCTGCCGATGCCCCTCCCCGCCACCGCTGCCTGCTGTGCCCCAAGGCCTTCCGCTACCCCTCCCAGGCCGCCAAGCACCTACGGGCCCACACCGGCGAGCGCCCCTTCCGCTGTGGGCTGTGCGGCAAGGGCTTCGCCGTCTCCTCCGCCCTGGGCCGCCACCGACTGGTGCACACCGGCGAGAGGCCCTACCGGTGCCGGGAGTGCGGACGGGCCTTCTCACAGTCCTCCCACCTCAAGACCCACCAGCAGAGGGTCcacgggctgccgccagaacgcctccctctcccgcccccccccgagGTCCCCCACCCGTCTCCGGGATCCCGGACCGCCCCCCAGTGAGGACCGAGGGCCCCAGAATAGGACGAGTTCTCtcgggagggagggagcgggacGGTTTTGTTCTCACGCCCTCCCTCGATGCCCTGGGATTTGAGGGGcgaggtctctctctctcccccccctcacctccccacacccATCGCTGTCCACcccagaaagagaaagagaggggagccGGTGGGGTTATGACCTCCCAGGGAGAGGTCGTCGGAGAAGGTCGCGCAGGGTTAcgacctcttccccccaccccccacgctCACGGGTAGGTCAGGAGTGGTTACGACCTCCTGGTTGAGGTCAGTGGGGGTTGCGACCCCAGGCGAGGTTCACAGGGCAAGGTCACACGGGGGTTACGACCCCAGATAAGGTCATGCAGGGGTCGCAACCCCAGTCAAAGTTCATGGGGAGAGGTCCTGCAAGGGGTTACGACCTTGATCAAGGATACCCAGGAGCGACAACCCCAGGCGAGGTTCATGGTCTGAGAGGTCGTGACCCGGGACAGGATCAGAGAGTTCGGATCTCGGCCAGAGTcggcggagagagagagacagacagacagacagacagatggatggagagagggagaccatggggagagagagacggcaGAAGGACAGGTGGAGAGGATGAAGGGGGTGGGTGAAAGGGCGGTGCTGGTGGGAGGTAGAGGCTGGTGGTGCAGGGATTGTCCTGACCCCCTGCCTTCATGCCCTGCCTGACTGCACGCGACGAGTCCTCAGCTCTGAGACCGCTCAATCCTCGGTCcgtgcagaccagaggctggagagAGGGTCGGTCTCCCGCAGGGCAGGGCTCCCTCAGTGCCGGAACGGGAGGAGTGTGTGCCTGGATTACGGGATCCAGTCCCATATACGTGTCCCCAGCCAGCGCGAGGCTCCCTCAGTACCAGAGCGAGGGAGTGTGCGCCCAGATGACGGGATCCAGTCCGAGAATATTTACTCCTCCCCCAGAATTCCAGCTATACATTAATTTATCGAATGGCGACGTGCTCTCGGGAATAAAGTTGATTTAAGCTGCATCACTCAAAAATTAATGCAATTAATTATATTATGTTGCATATTGTGTCTCAGGAAACTTCTGTTATGATTACATGACTGTTCGTTCTAAACAAACTTTTTCACAATGCAGAGTACTGTCGTGTTTCTGTGATGTTTGCAAAGCTAGGAATGCCAGCAGTCGTTGCTCGTTGCCCCTCGGGCTGGGGGGGTGGTTTCACCCCCGACAACTGACACAgtctgtgagtgtgagtgtggggGGAAGGACTCCTGGGGCACTGGGGGAGAGGGAGTTCCGGGGATTCGGGGGAAGGCCGGCTAATGTGTTTCCAAGTCGGGactgtgaggggaggtgggggtggtgtttCCCGTCTCCGGGGCGGTGGAGGTGGCAGGTTTGGGGAGGAGCTGTCGGAGCGCTGGGCGGGGAACCACGAGGTGTCCTGtagatgacacacacacacacagtcgcggtgggtggggggagagaacaTCCCGGGGGGCCGACGAGGTGGGCTGCTTCGACCTCGGTGGTGTTGGGGTTCTCGAGGGGTTGTTGGAGCCGCTTTCGCCCAGGGAAGTGGAGGGTGTTCCCTCGCACTCCTGCCCTGTAGACGGGGGAAGGGTGATGCGGCGGATGCTGTgtgcatggactaaccccacccgGGCAAGTGTTCCCGCGCACTCCTGCCCTGTAGACGGGGGAAGGGTGATGCGGCGGATGCTGTGTGCAcggactaaccccacccaggaGAGTGGAGGGTGTTCCCTCGCACTCCTGCCCTGTAGACGGGGGAAGGGTGATGCGGCGGATGCTGTGTGCACGGTACTAATCCCGCCCAGGAGAGCGGAgggtgttccctcacactcctgcccTGTAGACGGGGGAAGGGTGATGCGGCGGATGCTGTGTGCACGGACTAAACCCCACCCAGGAGAGCGGAGGGTGTTCCCTCGCACTCCTGCCCTGTAGACGGGGGAAGGGTGATGCGGGCGGATGCTGTGTGCTAcggactaaccccacccaggaGAGCGGAGGGTGTTCCTCGCACTCCTGCCCTGTAGACGGGGGAAGGGGTGATGCGGCGGATGCTGTGTGCACGGACTAACCCCCACCCAGGAGAGCGGAGGGTGTTCCCTCGCACTCCTGCCCTGTAGACGGGGGAAGGGTGATGCGGCGGATGCTGTGTGCAcggactaaccccacccagggaagtggggagcatGCTTCTGAGGGAAACACCGTACATCTGGTCTGTCGATTCCCCCACCCAGGgagaagtttcaatgagatctcctctcgttcTCCCAGAGAATCCAGTCCTCCTCCGCTCCATCTCTCCTCGTCGTGAAAGCTCGCTATCCCTGgaattgggaaagtgagaaaaataaccctgcagatcctggaaatctgaaacaaaagcaggacgctggaaacactcagcaggtcaggcagcatctggtattggtattggtattggtttattattgtcacctgtgcccaggtgcagtgaaaaacttgtcttacaaaccgatcgtacaggtcaattcattacacagtgcagttacattgagttagtacagggtgcattgaggtagtacagagtgcattgaggtagtacagggtgcattgaggtagtacagggtgcattgaggtagtacagggtgcattgaggcagtaaagagtgcattgaggtggtacaggtaaaaacaataatagtacagagtaaagtgtcacagctacagagaaagtgcagtgcaataaggtgcgaggtcacaacaaggtagatcgtgaggtcagggtccatctcatcgtataagggaaccgttcaatagtcttatcacagtggggtagaagctgtccttgagcctggtgggacgtgccctcaggctcctgtatcttctgcctgatgggagaggggagaagagagaatgtcccgggtgggtgaggtctttgattatgtcggctgcttcaccaaggcagcgagagataaagacagagtccgcggaggggaggctggtgtccgtgatgcgctgggctgcgtccacaactctctgcggtttcttgctgagagatctgtggagagagtttcaGGTTTGAGATCCTTCCCATCAGTTCCACTTGGCAAAACAAggtgatagggcggtaaagaaggcatacggcacacttgccttcatcggttggggggTGAATATAAAAGccgagaagtcatgttgcagctgcataaaactctggttagactgcacggagcagtggaggctgaggtttataagatcacgagaggcacagatagagaagacagccggtatctttctctcccagggtggaagtgtctaatactagagtgcatgcatttaaggtgagaggggggaaagttcacagatgtgcagggcaaggttttttatacagagcgcggtgggtgcctggaatgtgctgccaggggtgggggtggaggcagatacgatggaggcgtttgagaggctgttagacaggcccatggatgtgcgggaaatggagggacaGACACTGTGGAGGCAAGAAGGGACTcgttcagttgggcatttgattattaatttaattagtttggcacaacattgtgggctgaagggcctcgttcctgtgctgtactgttctatgttctatggagtattgcgttcggttctggtcgcccccgttacagggagggtgcggggggctttggagagggtgcaggagaggtttccCGGGAcactgcccagattagagggcacgagctacaaggagaggtcggacagactcgggttgttctctctggagcggcggaggctgaggggagaggtttataagatcacgagaggcacagatagagcagacagccagtcgGGCCgcactgtgtggagttctggccgccccgttacagggagggtgcggggggcttcagagagggtgcaggagaggttcgcCGGGacgctgcccagattagagggcaggagctatagggagaggtcagacagacttgggttgttctctccggagcggccgaggctgaggggagaggtttataaaaaatGACGAGAGGCACAGACGGGGTAGatatagtcttttccccaggaaatgttattcctttttgcactatttttgtaattttgcagtaattttatgtctgcactgtattgctgctgcaaaccaacagATTTCAGGTcattcaagtcagtgataataaggtgagagtgggggtaagtttaaaggagatgtgtgggggtcAGTTGTTTTTCCacggagagcagtgggtgcctgcaTCCAGGTCTGAGAGTGGCTTTTTTAAGAGCCacgaaatggagggatacagaccgtgtgcaggGAGACGGGATTAGGTTGGCATCACAGTCAGGACAGACATGGTGAGAcctattcttgtgctgtactatgaGCTAACCAAGGGTCTCCCTCCACAGTGGCTGCCCGGcttgatgaatgtttccagcagtcgctcatttttttttccttctgatttccagcaatgtGCAGGATTATTTAAGGATGATAAAggaaggcatagaaagggtgcagaggagatttacaaggatgctgcctggattggggagcatgtcttatgaaaacaggttgagggaactcggccttttctccttggagcaacagaggatgaggggggacctgatagaggtgtataaaatgatgagaggcattgatcgtgtggatagtcagaggctttttcccagggctgaaatggtggccacaagatccctgaaagttgcctcacagctggatggggtagttaagaaagcttatggggtgtcggctttcataaatcgtgggattgagtttaagagccgcgaggtaatgatgcagctctgcaaaactctggttagaccacacttggagcactgtgtccagttctggtcgcctcattataggaaggatgtggaggcgttggaaagggtgcagaggagatttaccaggatgctgcccggtttagagagtatgcattatgaggagagactaagggagctggggctttactctttggagaggaggaggatgaggggagacatgatagaggtgtacaaaatattcagaggaatagatagagtggacagccagcgcctctttcccagggcaccaatgcttaatacaagagggcatggctttaaagtaatgggtgggacgttcaagggagatgtcagagggaggttttttacccagagagtggttggggcagggaatgtgctgcctgtggcggtggtggaggcaggtaccttgaacaggttcaagagcttgttggataggcatatggatgaatttaaaatagagggatatgtgggaggaaggggttagataggaaggggtgaggtttaaaggtcagcacaacatcgtgggccgaagggcctgcatgtgctgcaggttttccGTGTTCCCATTTGTGCGCCGCGGAAATCTGCAGACAAACCGCTCCGGCTTCTGCAGCCGTTGCAGGGCCGCCCGGTGATTGACAGGCAGTCccggggaggtggaggaggaggaggcggggcgAGGGGTTGTGATTGACAGCTGGCGGTTACCCCGGGCGACGCGGAGCGGAGGCGATGGCCGGCGGCAGGACGCATGCGcgtttccctcctcccctcccccagcgcCTCATCGAGGTGTACGCATGCGCGCCGCCCAGGTAGACTCCGCCCATCCCACTGGGTGATTGACAGCCCGCGGCTGGGCGGGAAGGCGCATGCGCGGTGCCGGGGGTGGGTGGGCGGGGGCGGCGCATGCGCGTTGCCGGCGGTGTCAGCGGCCATTTTCCGTGGTGACgggaggcggcggcggcggccggTAGCGGGGTAAGCGAGGGGCAGGGGGGAGGCTCCGGTGTGTGAGGGACCGGCCcgacccttccccccaccccccggccgcCCGGCCGCGGCCGTCGCCGCCTTTCCCCGACGCCCCGCTGCCGGCGATAGGGCGGTTTCCCGCGCGCGGGGCATTGTGGGAGGCGCCGTCGCCATTTCCCCGCCGGGCCGCCCCCCCGGGCGCCGCTCCCCCGCCCCCCCGGGCGCcgctcccccgcccccccccccgggcgCCGCTCCTCCCCCACCGTCCcgtccccgctccccccccccagccccgccccgtcccctctcccccccgccccgtcccCCCGGGCGCCGCTTCTCCGCCTCCCGTCCCCCTGGGAGCCgctcctccccccccgccccgtccccCGGGAGCCGCTCTTCCCCCACCGTCCCGTCCCCgctccccaccccccgccccatcCTCCCGGCGCCGCTCCCCGTCCCCgctccccaccccccgccccgccccgggGCAGGGGttggggacaggcccttcggcccacccgctccctccattccctgcacatccatgggcctgtccaacagcctcttaaacccctcgatcatatctgcctccacccccacccctggcggcacattccaggcacccaccgctctctgaaacaaaacttgccccccacatctcctgtgaactccccccccccaaactcacgccctctggtattagacatttccaccctgggggggagaaagatcccggctgtctgctctatctgtgcctctcgtcatcttataaacctctcccctcagcctccgccgctccggggggacaacccaagtctgtctgaTTAATCtgggcagcgtcctggtgaacctctcctgcaccctctccgaagccccccacaccctccctgtaacgggggggggggggggcgaccagaactgcacacaatacaaatTGCTCACAGCCCCCCACATGTTCCCTGTCACcgggcgaccagaattgcgccCAATACTCTAGGTGCACAGCTGCAGtgtgacttcccaactcctgtactcagtgtgaGACCGGCCTTGACTCCCCAGTCCGTAGTGTTTGACCGTACACACGCCATCCGCTGCGCTACCCTTCTCCCTTCCGCTCTCCAGGAGATGGAGCCGACGGCGGGGTCCGCGAGCGGCGGAGAGAACGCCAACTACCAGTGCTCGCTGTGCGGCAAGCTCTTCCGCTGGGCCTGCGTGCTGGAGTCTCACCAGCGCTACCACCGCGGCGAGCGGCCCTTCGAGTGCGGCGTGTGCGGCAAGGCCTTCGTCACCTCCAGCAACCTGACCGACCACCGGCGGGTGCACAGTGGCTCCAAGCCCTTCGGCTGCCGGCTCTGCGGCAAGAGCTTCGTCTCGTCCAGCAACCTCATCGCCCACCGGCGCACCCACACCGGTGAGCGGCCGTACAAGTGCACCGTCTGCGGCAAGGGCTTCGCCGCCTCGCCCAACCTGGCCGTCCACCAGCGCAGCCACACCGGCGAGCGCCCCTTCGGTTGCCGCCTCTGCGGCCGGGCCTTCGCCGAGGCGGGCAAGCTGTCACGGCACCAGCTCACCCACAGCGGCGAGAGGCCACACCGCTGCCCCGAGTGCGGACGGGGTTTCCTGGAGTCGGGGAAGCTGGCGCAGCACCGGCGGCTGCACACCGGCGAGCGGCCCTACCCCTGCGGCGCCTGCGGCAAGGCCTTCGTCACCTCCGGCAACCTGGCCGCCCACCAGCGCACCCACACCGGCGAGCGGCCCTTCCGCTGCGCCGCCTGCGGCAAGGGCTTCGTCACCTCCAGCAACCTGGCGGCCCACCAGCGCACCCACACCGGCGAGCGGCCCTTCCACTGCGCCGCCTGCGGCCGGGGCTTCGTGGAGTCGGGCAAGCTGTCGCGGCACCTACGGGTGCACACCGGCGAGAAGCCCTTCCAGTGCGGGCAGTGCGGCAAGCGCTTCACCCGGGCCGTCTCGCTGCGGGCCCACCAGCGGGCGCATGCTGGCACCTCTGGTGCCCCCTGAACAACCGTTTGCACACCGGGACCAGGGCCCGGTGGAGACTGCAACCTCTGCAACGCTGCAGCTGTTCGGACGCCGGGACTGTTGTAGTTGGAGATGCAACCTCTGCAACGCTGCAGCTGTTCGGACGCCGGGACTGTTGTAGTTGGAGATGCAACCTCTGCAACGCTGCAGCTGTTCGGACGCCGGGACTGTTGTAGTTGGAGATGCAACCTCTGCAACGCTGCAGCTGTTCGGACGCCGGGACTGTTGTAGTTGGAGATGCAACCTCTGCAACGCTGCAGCTGTTCGGACGCCGGGACTGTTGTAGTTGGAGATGCAACCTCTGCAACGCTGCAGCTGTTCGGACGCCGGGACTGTTGTAGTTGGAGATGCAACCTCTGCAACGCTGCAGCTGTTCGGACGCCGGGACTGTTGTAGTTGGAGATGCAACCTCTGCAACGCTGCAGCTGTTCGGACGCCGGGACTGTTGTAGTTGGAGATGCAACCTCTGCAACGCTGCAGCTGTTCGGACGCCGGGACTGTTGTAGTTGGAGATGCAACCTCTGCATCGCTGCAGCTGTTCGGACGCCGGGACTGTTGTAGTTGGAGATGCAACCTCTGCAACGCTGCAGCTGTTCGTACGCCGGGTCTGTTGTAGTTGGAGATGCAACCTCTGCATCGCTGCAGCTGTTCGGACGCCGGGACTGTTGTAGTTGGAGATGCAACCTCAGCAACGCTGCAGCTGTTCGGACGCCGGGACTGTTGTAGTTGGAGATGCAACCTCTGCAACGCTGCAGCTGTTCGGACGCCGGGGACTGTTGTAGTTGGAGATGCAACCTCTGCAACGCTGCAGCTGTTCGGACGCCGGGACTGTTGTAGTTGGAGATGCAACCTCTGCAACGCTGCAGCTGTTCGGACGCCGGGACTGTTGTAGTTGGAGATGCAACCTCTGCAACGCTGCAGCTGTTCGGACGCCAGGACTGTTGTAGTTGGAGATGCAACCTCTGCATCGCTGCAGCTGTTCGGACGCCGGGACTGTTGTAGTTGGAGATGCAACCTCAGCAACGCTGCAGCTGTTCGGACGCCGGGACTGTTGTAGTTGGAGATGCAACCTCTGCAACGCTGCAGCTGTTCGGACGCCGGGACTGTTGTAGTTGGAGATGCAACCTCTGCAACGCTGCAGCTGTTCGGACGCCGGGACTGTTGTAGTTGGAGATGCAACCTCTGCAACGCTGCAGCTGTTCGGACGCCGGGACTGTTGTAGTTGGAGATGCAACCTCTGCATCGCTGCAGCTGTTCGGACGCCGGGACTGTTGTAGTTGGAGATGCAACCTCAGCAACGCTGCAGCTGTTCGGACGCCGGGACTGTTGTAGTTGGAGATGCAACCTCTGCAACGCTGCAGCTGTTCGGACGCCGGGTCTGTTGTAGTTGGAGATGCAACCTCTGCAACGCTGCAGCTGTTCGGACGCCGGGACTGTTGTAGTTGGAGATGCAACCTCTGCAACGCTGCAGCTGTTCGGACGCCGGGACTGTTGTAGTTGGAGATGCAACCTCTGCAACGCTGCAGCTGTTCGGACGCCGGGTCTGTTGTAGTTGGAGATGCAACCGATGCAACGCTGCAGCTGTTCGGACGCCGGGACTGTTGTAGTTGGAGATGCAACCTCTGCAACGCTGCAGCTGTTCGGACGCCGGGACTGTTGTAGTTGGAGATGCAACCTCTGCAACGCTGCAGCTGTTCGGACGCCGGGACTGTTGCCTTTTGGAGACTGCCGCCTCTTGGCTCGGTGACAAGGC carries:
- the LOC127567091 gene encoding zinc finger protein 628-like; this translates as MPRRPQEAKDLLGAVDVGVAAGSPHACPDQGGDGAARGRRGGRSPPRLPPAPAAPTPAPCAPSPSATPPSCACTSSAMPGGRGPPPPPCPSCGLLLPDGPSLASHRRRAHPRRSHPCPLCPRAFAYPSQLAAHRRSHTGERPCPCPACGKSFAALSALRRHLLVHTGECPHPCPECGRAFTQSSHLKAHRRTHLLPPPRHRPSSLRPRGLRTPAPPTRDHPCGLCPRTFRYPSQAAAHRRSHTGERPFGCPLCGKGFAVPSKLRAHQRAHTGERPYCCSLCGKGFAQSSALLRHQRTHTGERPHRCPHCGRGFGQPSHLKAHLRTHGGPYICTACGRGFRRFGSVAAHHCGPRSSGGALCPTSSSSSSSAAQPHPCPCFPPLSCSGRDSRVPGSQPCPCPCFPNQTPSGQDTRDPESCSCFPTQLGQDTRDPESCPCFPTQSGEDSWVPGSHHCPCFLPRSGEGSPAPESHPHICPCFPPQSGEDVWAPESRPCPCPCFPPQSGEGSWAPESQPRFSTQSGEDAPAPESHHRPCPCSLPQSGEGSPAAESHPCPCFPSQSGDVPAPESHPRPCPCFPSQSGEGSPAPESHPRPCPCFPSQSGGDETSQLLSPSPPLSLLPFPVRRGGAQAPGVPSPPLLPAPVRRGEPASSPRRHHQCPYCPKRFPYPSRLALHQRTHTGERPFRCGACGKGFAVSSALLRHRLIHAGERPYECRDCGRAFTQSSHLKTHRRVHAGGPGTPRHQPHCCQSCGKGFRAARGLSRHLRSHQPNPPPPGTVPPERPHRCQSCPKAFRYPSQLMAHQRAHSRPRPSSAADAPPRHRCLLCPKAFRYPSQAAKHLRAHTGERPFRCGLCGKGFAVSSALGRHRLVHTGERPYRCRECGRAFSQSSHLKTHQQRVHGLPPELRTEGPRIGRVLSGGRERDGFVLTPSLDALGFEGRGLSLSPPSPPHTHRCPPQKEKERGAGGVMTSQGEVVGEGRAGLRPLPPTPHAHGVLSCFCDVCKARNASSRCSLPLGLGGWFHPRQLTQSVSRIQSSSAPSLLVVKARYPWNWESEKNNPADPGNLKQKQDAGNTQQEMEPTAGSASGGENANYQCSLCGKLFRWACVLESHQRYHRGERPFECGVCGKAFVTSSNLTDHRRVHSGSKPFGCRLCGKSFVSSSNLIAHRRTHTGERPYKCTVCGKGFAASPNLAVHQRSHTGERPFGCRLCGRAFAEAGKLSRHQLTHSGERPHRCPECGRGFLESGKLAQHRRLHTGERPYPCGACGKAFVTSGNLAAHQRTHTGERPFRCAACGKGFVTSSNLAAHQRTHTGERPFHCAACGRGFVESGKLSRHLRVHTGEKPFQCGQCGKRFTRAVSLRAHQRAHAGTSGAP